A region of Leifsonia xyli DNA encodes the following proteins:
- the rpsA gene encoding 30S ribosomal protein S1 (in Escherichia coli this protein is involved in binding to the leader sequence of mRNAs and is itself bound to the 30S subunit; autoregulates expression via a C-terminal domain; in most gram negative organisms this protein is composed of 6 repeats of the S1 domain while in gram positive there are 4 repeats; the S1 nucleic acid-binding domain is found associated with other proteins): MTTATTDKAPKQVAVNDIGSAEDFLAAVEKTLKFFNDGDLIEGTVVKIDRDEVLLDVGYKTEGVIPSRELSIKHDVDPTEVVEVGDTVEALVLQKEDKEGRLILSKKRAQYERAWGDVEKIKEADGVVTGTVIEVVKGGLIVDIGLRGFLPASLIELRRVRDLTPYLGQEIEAKILELDKNRNNVVLSRRALLEQTQSESRTTFLNNLHKGQVRKGVVSSIVNFGAFVDLGGVDGLVHVSELSWKHIEHASEVVEVGQEVTVEILEVDLDRERVSLSLKATQEDPWQVFARTHAIGQVAPGKVTKLVPFGAFVRVADGIEGLVHISELSGKHVELAEQVVSVGDEVFVKVIDIDLERRRISLSLKQANEGVDPEGTEFDPALYGMVTEYDEQGNYKYPEGFDPETNEWKEGFEAQRDEWEQQYAAAQARWEAHKRQVAKGLEEAAADSGTSSYSSDTNSGGTLADDESLAALREKLSSNN, encoded by the coding sequence ATGACAACCGCAACGACCGACAAGGCACCCAAGCAGGTCGCCGTCAACGACATCGGATCTGCTGAGGACTTTCTTGCCGCGGTCGAAAAGACGCTGAAGTTCTTCAACGACGGAGACCTCATCGAAGGCACCGTCGTCAAGATCGACCGCGACGAGGTCCTCCTCGACGTCGGTTACAAGACCGAGGGCGTCATCCCCTCGCGCGAGCTTTCCATCAAGCACGACGTCGACCCCACCGAGGTCGTCGAGGTCGGCGACACCGTCGAGGCCCTCGTTCTCCAGAAGGAGGACAAGGAAGGCCGCCTCATCCTGTCCAAGAAGCGTGCGCAGTACGAGCGCGCCTGGGGCGATGTGGAGAAGATCAAGGAGGCCGACGGCGTCGTCACCGGTACGGTGATCGAGGTCGTCAAGGGCGGCCTGATCGTCGACATCGGCCTGCGCGGCTTCCTGCCCGCGTCGCTCATCGAGCTGCGCCGCGTCCGCGACCTCACCCCGTACCTGGGTCAGGAGATCGAGGCCAAGATCCTCGAGCTCGACAAGAACCGCAACAACGTGGTGCTCTCGCGCCGCGCGCTGCTGGAGCAGACCCAGTCCGAGTCCCGCACCACGTTCCTCAACAACCTGCACAAGGGCCAGGTCCGCAAGGGCGTCGTCTCGTCGATCGTCAACTTCGGTGCGTTCGTCGACCTCGGCGGCGTCGACGGTCTCGTCCACGTGTCGGAGCTCTCCTGGAAGCACATCGAGCACGCCTCCGAGGTCGTCGAGGTGGGCCAGGAGGTCACCGTCGAGATCCTCGAGGTCGACCTCGACCGCGAGCGCGTCTCGCTGTCGCTCAAGGCGACGCAGGAGGACCCGTGGCAGGTCTTCGCCCGCACCCACGCGATCGGTCAGGTCGCGCCGGGCAAGGTCACGAAGCTCGTCCCGTTCGGTGCGTTCGTCCGCGTCGCGGACGGCATCGAGGGCCTCGTCCACATCTCCGAGCTGTCCGGCAAGCACGTCGAGCTGGCCGAGCAGGTCGTCTCGGTGGGCGACGAGGTGTTCGTTAAGGTCATCGACATCGACCTGGAGCGCCGCCGCATCTCGCTGTCGCTCAAGCAGGCGAACGAGGGCGTCGACCCGGAGGGCACCGAGTTCGACCCGGCGCTCTACGGCATGGTCACCGAGTACGACGAGCAGGGCAACTACAAGTACCCGGAGGGCTTCGACCCCGAGACCAACGAGTGGAAGGAAGGCTTCGAGGCGCAGCGCGACGAGTGGGAGCAGCAGTACGCTGCGGCCCAGGCGCGCTGGGAGGCGCACAAGCGCCAGGTCGCCAAGGGCCTCGAGGAGGCTGCCGCCGACAGCGGTACCTCGTCGTACTCCTCCGACACGAACTCGGGCGGAACCCTCGCCGACGACGAGTCGCTCGCGGCTCTGCGCGAGAAGCTCAGCTCCAACAACTGA